The Candidatus Nanosynbacter featherlites DNA window GTTCTCGCTACCGATAAACACGTTGAGCGGTTCATTGGGCGCAGCTTCAACTAGCCAGGGCTCAATATTGTCAATCAGTCTGGCGATGGCCTGAACGTGATTGCCTTCAATAAACTCTGGCTGAGAAAACAGCTGTGTCATGCCATTCATGTACAGGTGATCACCAAACGAGGCAAAGCCGAAATTGCCCGTCAGCTCAACCAGACTATCAACCGCGCTGCGGATGGCTCTGTCAGATTTATCAACGTGCGAATTAACATGCGCTTCGATCGCCCTCGCACTGCGATCGATACCACTTGGCAGTTCAGTCATTTGCGCAGCGGTGATGCCATTAACATAAAACCGATAGCCTTTGTCAGTCGGAATGCGACCAGCACTGGTGTGCGGTGCCTCGATAAATCCCATCTCCTCGAGCTTGGCCATTTCGCTGCGGATAGTGGCGCTGGACACACCAAACAATTTGGCAAGCGTCACACTACCAACTGGCGCCGCAATTTCAGCGTACTGTTCGATGATGGCGGCCAAGATAGCCTGCTGGCGTTCAGTCATGGATACATTATAGCGTACATCTGGCACTCATACAAGTAGAGTGCTAAGTTGTCTTCTGCTTGGCACGGCGTGCAGTCGTGCGAGTGTGAGTGAACTGCCTGGCCGCGTCAGACGATAGCATCAGGATAATCGTGATATTAATACCGATGAACGCCAGGGTGCCAACGCTTGTCCAGGTGATTTTACCGATGGTCAAGGTGAATGACGTTGCCAACACTGACAGGCTCGACAATATCATCAAGAGTAATCGGTCTTTGTTCGAGCCGCGGAACGTACCTCGTGACAGCACAGCTGTTACTAAGATCCAACCCGCGCTCAAACTCAGCACTCCTCGAATCGTCCACTCCGCTCCTGTGGCGGCCACAGAAGTGTCCAAGCCCTCAACGATAAAGTCCTGGGTTGTCTGATGCAACAATTCGTCAAACAACAGAAAATCAAACAAGGCGCCCATCAGGACAATCGCTATAGCCAAAACGGTAAACAAAATAGCAAACGATATTTGCGGCGGTCGGCGATTCCATAATTGTTGCAGCACCGTATCGTGTTCTTCCGCGGAGATGGCATATTCATGCGCGGTTGCATCCAAAATAAGCCCTGCTCTTTCGGCAATTGTCTGCTGATTTGCTACAACTGCCGCCAGTTCCAAGACCGGCAAGTCACCATCCGTCTGAATACTGTCGCCCCCACCATTGCGCGAGTGATAACCCGTCGAAAAGTCTTTCAAATTTGTCACTGCCACCTGCGGTGTGTGCTCAGTGACGGTCTTCACGATATAGTCACGCTCGATGTCAGTATTTTCATCAATTTTATGAGTAACTTGCAGAGTAAACAATGACAATCCAACACTTTTGTCGTATGTCCCTGCTGCCAGCCAATCGACCTGATGGCCACCAGGCAGCAACCAGCCCTGAGGGCAGCGCCAAAACCGCACGTGATGACGTTTGCCAGGGCTACCGTCTACTTCTTGCTGATAGGCAAAATCTTGACGACGACCAAACAAGAATAGTGATGACACAGGAGCTGAAGCATAGCTCCTGCCAGTCAGCGTAGAAAAAATTATCTTCCAAGCTGACCGAACGGTGATTTCATCAGCAATCGTCCAACCAGCATCAATCATCACTTGATGTAGCTGGGCTTCTGAGCCTCTGAGCGCCACATTGACTGGGTCACCTAATAATCCGTCAGCAGTCCGCGTACGACCAATGAAATAGTTTGGCACATACAAACTACTTAAAATACGGTGTAGCCGAGGCAAAGCTAAGTATGCCATGATAACCCAAAACAGCGCAAAAAACGCCACCAGCCACCAACCGCCAGAATACCAGCCCTCACGCCAAACCAACCAACCGAACCAAAATGAAGCCAAACCGGCCAACAAGAAAAACGCCTGGTCGATCAGCGCAGACAATGACCATGGCGAACGACGCAGGGCCGAAGCTCGTTTTTGGATATGGTCAGAAACCTGGTGACGATAACTCATACGATACTATTATACTGTCGAATATTTTCTAAAAGCCTCCTTGCGGCCAAACGGGCTTCATCGTCTTGCTGGTTAAACAAGTCACCCCGTTCAATGATGTCATGACAGACACGGACCGCTCTATCAAGGTCATCATTAATAATAACATGATAATACGGTACAGAAAGTGCTTGTGTCATTTCTTTGATAGAACTAGCCAGCCGTTTCGGCCATTCAGCGTGAAATGCTTCCTCGGTAGTATACCGACTTTTCAGACGAGTCAGCCAGGTTTCGTAGTCGGGAGGTATGATAAAAATTGAAATACTTTGCGGAGCTAAAATCTCATATTCAGCAGCGCCTTGCACATCAATATCAGCGATGACTGTTTTGTTTTGTTCATAGGCCGCCCGAATCTCAGCCGCTGAAGTGCCATAGACTGTGCCATGAACAAATTTAGCCTCAATAAATTCTTGATTTCTCAACATTTGTGCAGCCATGGTCGAGTCGATGAAATGGTAATCGACACCGTCAACTTCTGGACGATTATTGTTAATACGCGGCGCACGAGTTGTGTGCGAAACGATGCTGCTAAAATCTGGAATCTGCAATAATCGCTTTTTGATGGTGTCTTTACCGGCGCCAGAGATGCCAGTCAATAGGGCAATCTTGGCTTTCTTGATCAGCTCGACGGTTGGCTCAGCTGGTTGATAATTAGCAATCAACCGCTCCAATTCGTCCATGCGTTTAGCTGTTCCTACGTTTGACGATCCAAAGGATACCTGCACCAATACCAACAGCTGCGAGTGAAGCGAGTGGCCAGACATTGTCACCAGTGTCAGCCAAGTAACCTTTGCCAGTTGGCTTTGTTGGCTGGGCAACTGGCGCACCGGGATTGGTTGGCTGAGCAGGAGTTGGTGTTGGGGTTGGCGTCGGGGTTGGTGTTGGTGGGGTTGGTGGGGTCGGTGGGGTCGGTGGAGTGACTGGCGCTTCCTTAACGGTCGCGGTACTGATGAAGCCATTGTTCATAGCCGCCGCAATGCGAGCACCGTCGCTAGACATCGCGATAGAGGACCAGGCGCCAGTTGCAGCCGTGGTTTGCTCTTCCCAGGTAGCACCTGAGTCACTTGAAACATATATTACGCCACCAGTGACGGTTGCAGCCAATTTAGTGCCGTCTGCAGAGCTGGTGATGGCAGTCCAAGCACGATTGCCGGAAGCGGCTTGTTCTTGCCAGGTCACACCTGCGTCATTTGAGGTGTAAACCGCGCCGCCATTGACAGTCGCGGCGAGTTTAGTACCATCGCTTGATCCAGTGATGGCAGTCCAGGCACGGTTGCCAGAACCGACTTGTTCTGTCCACGTTACACCTGAATCATTTGAAGTAAATACTGCACCACCAGTAACGGTTGCAGCCAGTTTGGTGCCGTCAGCAGAGCTGGTGATTGAGGTCCAAGCACGGTTGCCGGAACCAGCCTGCGGTGTCCACGTTGCGCCTGAGTTACTGGAAGTAAATACTGCGCCGTTTTTAGCTGTTGCAGCCAGTTTGGTGCCGTCAGCAGAGCTGGTGATTGAGGTCCAATCAAAAGAACCACCCGTTATACCATTGCTTCTCCAGGTTTGACCTCTATCCTCTGAGGTTAAAATGTAACCACCCCAGTGGTACACACCAGCCAATTTAGTACCGTCAGCAGAGCTGGTGATCGCAATCCAGGCGCGAGAGCCAGAGTCAACTCGCTCAGTCCAAGTCAAACCAGCATCATCTGATATATATACTGAACCGCCGCTCATAGTTGCAGCGAGCTTATTACCGTCAGCAGAGCTAGCAATTGAAGTCCAAGGGCGACTACCAGAACCAGCCTGTTCTGTCCATGTAACTATTTGTTTTGCATTAGCTGATTGGCTAAATACCGCAATCACCGCAGCAATTACCACCAAACACCCTGCCTTAGCAGCGCGGGCTATTGTTCTTTTTCTATTACCCCAGAGCGACCCCATTGAATAATCTCCTTTTTATTGTTTTATGGCAATATCTAATATAATCACTGCCAGTATATCATGATGTCGCTTATGTTAGCAAGCATATTTGCCAAGTATTGACGACTTTATAACAGTTCACGCAAAATGGCTTGCCAATCAGGAAATTCATCTGAACCAAACCGTATCAATCGCCCTGAAAAGTCACCCGCACCATTTGCCGTCCGATCATCGATCAAGATATCGCCTCGACTCAGATGCTTGACCGATGAAAAAACAACCTTGCGAAAGAAAATATTCTCCCGACCATCGCCGCCAAAATACTTCTTCACCCACGCCAGTTTATCACCCAGTGCCGTCGGATTCTCCCATGGCGATGACGACAGGATATATAAATCATACTTTTCCTTCAGCTTATCAACCGCCTCGAGGGCGCCCGGCATCGGATCCATCAGTGCAAAAACACCCGGAATATTATCATATTCACCCGCAAACTTCTCAAGCATCTCAGGCAGGACCTTCGTCAAAGCCGACGTAAAGTCGACCAGTACGCCGTCCATATCAATATAAATAATTGGTTTCTTCATAATCAATCCCTCTTTAACATCACCGTAAACGCTTCTGACGGAATGTCAACCTTGCCGAAGCGTTTCATGCGCTTTTTACCACGAGCTTGCTTGGCGAGGAGTTTCTTTTTGCGACTGACGTCGCCACCATATAGGTAGCCAGTAACGTCTTTACGGTAAGCACCGATGTTCTCGCGGGCAATGAATCTACCGCCAATCGCCGCCTGCAACGCCACCTCAAAGCTCTGGCGCGGCACCACGTCTTTGAGTTTTTTGACGATTTCCCGGCCCAAGCCTGGCGCCTCAGAGCGGTGACACATCACACTTAGCGCATCAACCATCTCGCCCGCCACATAAAAATCCACCCGTACCAAATCTTCCGGCCGGTAGCCCACCAGCTCATAATTAAACGAACCATAGCCGCTGGTGGCCGACTTCAGTTGATCATAAAAATCCGTCAGCAGATTTGCCAGCGGCGCCGTAAAGGAAATCAGTGCCCGCTCATCGATGTAGCTAAGGTTTTTTTGCCGGCCGCGCTTGGCGACAATCAGCTGAATCACCGCACCAAT harbors:
- a CDS encoding LssY C-terminal domain-containing protein, coding for MSYRHQVSDHIQKRASALRRSPWSLSALIDQAFFLLAGLASFWFGWLVWREGWYSGGWWLVAFFALFWVIMAYLALPRLHRILSSLYVPNYFIGRTRTADGLLGDPVNVALRGSEAQLHQVMIDAGWTIADEITVRSAWKIIFSTLTGRSYASAPVSSLFLFGRRQDFAYQQEVDGSPGKRHHVRFWRCPQGWLLPGGHQVDWLAAGTYDKSVGLSLFTLQVTHKIDENTDIERDYIVKTVTEHTPQVAVTNLKDFSTGYHSRNGGGDSIQTDGDLPVLELAAVVANQQTIAERAGLILDATAHEYAISAEEHDTVLQQLWNRRPPQISFAILFTVLAIAIVLMGALFDFLLFDELLHQTTQDFIVEGLDTSVAATGAEWTIRGVLSLSAGWILVTAVLSRGTFRGSNKDRLLLMILSSLSVLATSFTLTIGKITWTSVGTLAFIGINITIILMLSSDAARQFTHTRTTARRAKQKTT
- a CDS encoding guanylate kinase, whose product is MDELERLIANYQPAEPTVELIKKAKIALLTGISGAGKDTIKKRLLQIPDFSSIVSHTTRAPRINNNRPEVDGVDYHFIDSTMAAQMLRNQEFIEAKFVHGTVYGTSAAEIRAAYEQNKTVIADIDVQGAAEYEILAPQSISIFIIPPDYETWLTRLKSRYTTEEAFHAEWPKRLASSIKEMTQALSVPYYHVIINDDLDRAVRVCHDIIERGDLFNQQDDEARLAARRLLENIRQYNSIV
- a CDS encoding WD40/YVTN/BNR-like repeat-containing protein, coding for MGSLWGNRKRTIARAAKAGCLVVIAAVIAVFSQSANAKQIVTWTEQAGSGSRPWTSIASSADGNKLAATMSGGSVYISDDAGLTWTERVDSGSRAWIAITSSADGTKLAGVYHWGGYILTSEDRGQTWRSNGITGGSFDWTSITSSADGTKLAATAKNGAVFTSSNSGATWTPQAGSGNRAWTSITSSADGTKLAATVTGGAVFTSNDSGVTWTEQVGSGNRAWTAITGSSDGTKLAATVNGGAVYTSNDAGVTWQEQAASGNRAWTAITSSADGTKLAATVTGGVIYVSSDSGATWEEQTTAATGAWSSIAMSSDGARIAAAMNNGFISTATVKEAPVTPPTPPTPPTPPTPTPTPTPTPTPAQPTNPGAPVAQPTKPTGKGYLADTGDNVWPLASLAAVGIGAGILWIVKRRNS
- a CDS encoding 5' nucleotidase, NT5C type, whose translation is MKKPIIYIDMDGVLVDFTSALTKVLPEMLEKFAGEYDNIPGVFALMDPMPGALEAVDKLKEKYDLYILSSSPWENPTALGDKLAWVKKYFGGDGRENIFFRKVVFSSVKHLSRGDILIDDRTANGAGDFSGRLIRFGSDEFPDWQAILRELL